A genomic window from Thermodesulfobacteriota bacterium includes:
- a CDS encoding roadblock/LC7 domain-containing protein gives MAQASLVMFEEELKEITAIIEKLVKEANAKSIYLVDKDGQLIASSGETEAIDSTSLASLTAGNIAATGGLAKLVGEQEFSILFHEGEKDNIHISIIAQRVILVIIFDNRSSLGLVRLRAKKADAELVKSIDKVLKRMDSGDAQDNLLEEITDDDIEGLFQ, from the coding sequence ATGGCACAGGCTTCACTGGTGATGTTCGAGGAAGAACTCAAGGAGATCACCGCCATAATCGAAAAGCTCGTTAAGGAGGCGAACGCCAAGAGCATCTACCTCGTCGATAAGGACGGGCAGCTCATAGCCTCGAGTGGAGAGACCGAAGCCATAGACTCCACCTCGCTGGCCTCCCTTACCGCCGGCAACATAGCCGCCACCGGTGGGCTCGCCAAACTCGTGGGCGAGCAGGAGTTCTCCATACTTTTCCACGAGGGGGAGAAGGACAACATACACATTTCCATCATAGCCCAGAGGGTCATACTGGTCATTATATTCGACAACCGCTCCTCGCTCGGGCTCGTGAGGCTAAGGGCCAAAAAGGCGGACGCCGAGCTCGTCAAGTCCATAGACAAGGTGCTCAAGCGGATGGACAGCGGAGATGCGCAGGATAACCTGCTCGAGGAGATAACCGACGACGATATAGAGGGTCTCTTCCAGTAG